The following are from one region of the Candidatus Methylomirabilota bacterium genome:
- a CDS encoding arginine--tRNA ligase, with protein MQDSIGNIAHPVIRTLKAHLTESLLTVVKQAGFEAGLPQDVPASPTWEYPADPAFGDLSTTLAFGLAKILKRKPREIAQQLASSATFPADLVDRVEVAGAGYLNFFIAKPFWHQLVHEVLRSGSVYGRADIGGGRRVLVEFVSANPTGPLVVVNARAAAVGDAIARLLEAVGYRPHREYYVNDAGNQFRNLALAMEVRCRQLQGEECPMPEDAYPGEYLVDLARDYFERYGPASLSAPEPERRDRLGRFAVARILDWQRAALEAYGVTFDRWFSERELREGGETQRILDALKARDLLYEHEGALWFRSTLFGDDKDRVLVKGDGEITYFLPDIAYHQDKFARGFEQVIDLWGPDHHGYVPRMQAAMQALGHPPEALRILIVQLVRLMRGTEQVRMSKRAGQFVTMGELVEEVGRDAARFTFLTRRCDSQLDFDLELVKSASEENPVYYVQYAHTRLCGILREAAKAQFAVPSSEDDLGRLDLPEEIGLIKQLALYPELVIGAAQALEPHRLTTYLHDLAARFHGYYTRHRIISADRDLTRARLALVAALRVVMANALGLLGVSAPERM; from the coding sequence ATGCAAGACTCAATAGGAAACATTGCTCATCCTGTGATTCGTACTCTGAAGGCACATCTCACTGAGTCGCTGCTGACGGTCGTCAAGCAGGCCGGCTTCGAAGCGGGACTCCCGCAGGACGTCCCGGCATCGCCGACGTGGGAATATCCGGCTGACCCGGCCTTCGGTGATCTGTCAACGACGCTGGCCTTCGGTTTGGCGAAGATACTGAAGCGGAAACCTCGCGAGATCGCGCAGCAGTTGGCGTCCTCCGCGACCTTTCCTGCCGATCTCGTGGATCGTGTCGAGGTGGCGGGCGCCGGCTATCTGAACTTCTTCATCGCAAAACCGTTCTGGCATCAGCTCGTTCACGAGGTGCTGCGGTCCGGATCGGTATATGGAAGGGCTGACATCGGCGGAGGACGCCGTGTACTCGTGGAGTTTGTCAGTGCCAACCCAACAGGACCGCTCGTCGTCGTCAATGCCCGGGCTGCGGCGGTCGGTGACGCCATCGCCCGGCTTCTGGAGGCCGTCGGCTATCGCCCCCACCGAGAGTATTACGTCAACGATGCAGGGAACCAGTTCCGTAATTTGGCCTTGGCGATGGAGGTCCGGTGCCGTCAACTGCAGGGCGAGGAGTGCCCGATGCCGGAGGACGCCTATCCCGGCGAGTATCTGGTCGATCTGGCCCGCGACTATTTCGAGCGCTATGGGCCGGCGTCGCTCTCAGCGCCGGAGCCGGAGCGACGCGATCGATTGGGCCGTTTTGCGGTGGCGCGAATCCTTGACTGGCAGCGGGCCGCGCTGGAAGCATACGGGGTGACCTTTGATCGGTGGTTCAGCGAGCGCGAGTTGCGGGAAGGGGGCGAGACGCAGCGAATACTGGACGCGTTAAAGGCGCGCGATTTGCTATATGAGCATGAAGGGGCCCTGTGGTTTCGCTCAACCCTCTTTGGCGACGACAAAGACCGGGTTCTCGTGAAGGGCGACGGCGAGATCACCTATTTCTTACCGGATATCGCCTATCACCAGGACAAGTTCGCCCGCGGGTTCGAGCAGGTGATCGACCTGTGGGGGCCGGATCATCACGGCTATGTGCCCCGGATGCAGGCGGCCATGCAGGCGCTTGGCCATCCACCGGAGGCGCTGCGTATCCTCATTGTACAGCTTGTCCGCCTGATGCGCGGGACCGAACAGGTCCGGATGTCCAAGCGGGCGGGACAGTTTGTGACGATGGGCGAGCTGGTCGAGGAGGTAGGACGGGATGCGGCGCGCTTTACCTTCCTCACCAGACGGTGCGACAGCCAGTTGGACTTTGATTTGGAGCTCGTCAAGTCGGCGTCGGAGGAGAACCCGGTCTACTACGTACAATACGCCCACACCCGTCTGTGCGGGATCCTCCGGGAGGCGGCAAAGGCGCAGTTTGCGGTCCCATCGTCTGAGGACGACCTCGGGCGGCTTGATCTGCCGGAAGAGATCGGGTTGATCAAGCAACTGGCGCTCTACCCCGAACTGGTGATCGGGGCAGCACAGGCCCTGGAGCCGCACCGGCTCACCACCTACCTGCACGACCTCGCCGCGCGATTTCACGGCTACTATACCCGCCACCGGATCATCTCCGCCGATCGGGACCTCACGCGCGCCCGCCTGGCGCTGGTCGCCGCCCTTCGCGTGGTCATGGCCAACGCCCTCGGCCTGCTGGGCGTCTCCGCCCCAGAACGGATGTAA
- a CDS encoding PIN domain nuclease — MIPAYHQGYVVDASVLTKWFVERDEPDRDRALALKEFHTSGRCTIYGTELTFLEVLNAIPFGSRATEEHGARAIAGLEGLHLTIRAADFQLLRKANAIAWAYKITIYDALYVALAEHLGYPLITADEVMLKKLRGHSIVVPLRELEF, encoded by the coding sequence ATGATACCTGCATACCACCAAGGCTACGTGGTAGATGCGTCTGTTCTCACCAAATGGTTTGTGGAGCGCGATGAACCTGACCGAGACCGGGCTCTGGCGCTCAAAGAGTTCCATACATCAGGGCGCTGCACTATCTATGGGACTGAGCTCACCTTCTTGGAGGTACTCAACGCTATCCCTTTCGGTTCACGGGCTACAGAGGAGCATGGAGCAAGAGCCATCGCCGGGCTCGAAGGGCTACACCTCACCATCAGAGCTGCTGATTTTCAACTCCTGCGTAAAGCCAACGCCATTGCCTGGGCCTATAAGATCACCATCTATGACGCGCTTTATGTCGCGCTTGCCGAGCACTTGGGCTACCCGCTCATCACGGCTGATGAGGTCATGCTGAAAAAGCTGCGGGGCCACAGCATTGTGGTACCTTTGCGAGAGCTTGAGTTTTAG